The window caaaagaaaaaaaacttcAAAGGAAACACCCAAAATAAAAGACAACAGGTTTACTTGCCAAAACAACAAGCAGCTCAGCAACCTAATAATGCAACCACAAAGCAGATCAACGAGCTCAAACATCCAGATATGATCTCTAATCCCTCAACTTTGGCTCCAGCTACCCTGGAGCATGATACAGATTTTGTGGCTCAGAATTAAGTTCCCAATCCCCATAACCCCCATATAGATCATAGTATAGATGTTCAGAATCTTGCTACTCAATCCCAAATTCCTCTTGTTAATTGTGCTATTAATGAAGTTATTGGAGGTATGTCAGGAGAAACCAATTCACAAACAGGAAGGGGTACCTTCTAGGGCTGggattcctcatgttttgcatgagTGTGCTAATGTACAAATGACTGACCATAGGTTGGACTGTCCAACCCCTGCTACCACTGCCCTCAGCTCTGGCAATCATCAACTACACCAATATGCTGATGAAGCTGAACATTGTGAAATGATCAGCTCTGAAGAGGAACAATCAGTCCAGGAGGATGATCAAATAAGAAGACTACTGAAAGGAAAAGCCCATGAAACTGTAGATTTCAGTATCCAAACTCCCAAATCAAAAAATAAGCCTAGCCAAAAGAAGAGGAATTCTATGAGGAGACAAAATGCAGGAATTAACATCAATGAGCCTAAAGATAACATGCATCCAAATACCTCCAACACCTATCTCCAGAGCCCCACCACTCAATTAAAATGGAACACATGCCAAGGAGTTTCTGTTAAATCACAAATACCTCCAACACCTATTTCTAGAGACCTTGCTATGTTTCAACCTCTAAATGTGCCAATGAATCATGCTTGCCAGGAGATACCCTCTCAAAGTTGTTTGGACTCTCCAAAATCAACAGCAGCAACAAGATGTGATAGGCAAGCATGGAGTGATTTGTGCCAAGAATCAGACCTCAGGGTTGACGCAATGGAAAGTTTGACAGTTGCTGAGCATATCCATAAGAAGCATACAGACACCTCACAACATACCTTAGCTTTAGACCTTCAAACCAATGACACAtggtagaatatacaaaacactgaCATTACTCTGTTAGAGTACATGCCTGGGCAGCAGGACAATCATGCTACTGCAGAAGCATCTAAAGATACAATGATTTATCACCTACAAATAGAGAGTGATATGGTTACAAAATTGGGGGAAGAACAGATGGGGATCACAGATGTGGATAAAGCCTCAATATCCATGCCAATTGCGTGTGCCTCAACTAATGGATTTCCAATTCAGATCCAACTAAATGTGCCATCGATACCTCCAGATCGGGTGTTACATGACATCATTACACACAAGGAACTACCAATTGAGATTCAACAAACTCTGCTTGATAAACAACATATGGAAGATGAAGCTGATGAGGAATCAACTGCTGGGAACTTCAAAGATGTTGTTAAAGAATGGGACCTATCTCCTAGATTGACAAccaaaaatggaaagaaaggCAAAATGCAAATACAAGTTAAAGAAACACTACCACCAACAAGAACTCTGCCCAAGAGGGCAGCCTCCATAAATAGATGATGATTAAGACACTcatatggaacataaggtctgtcAATACTCAACATACCTTTCAAAGGGTTATCAACATGCAAAAGCAACATGGTGCATTATAGCATTGTTAGAACCTTTCCAGAAACAAGGGTTCATACACAAATATAGGAGAAGGATGGGTATGGAAACTGCATTATCAAATATCAATGGGAAGATATGGTTATTCATAGATGTTGTTGTGGAGTGGGAGCTCCTAATAGACACTGAGCAACAACTAACAATCAAAGTTTTACATCATGAAATTGGGAAGCACATCATCATGACAGTTGTATATGCAAAATGCTCTTCACTTGAAAGATTAGAATTATGGGATAATCTGTATTACCTTGCTTCTGATATGGAACTCCCTTGGGTGGTTGGAGGATATTTTAATATGATTCTTAATGAAGAAGAAAGGATTGGAGGACTTCCAGTATATCCCCCAGAGTATGAAGATTTCGCTTTTTGTATCAACtcttgtgaattgtttgataccGGATACACAGGTAGTCCCTTCACATGGTGGAATGGTAGATCCAATTAAGAATGCATATTCAAGAGGTTAGACAGAATATTTGTCAACCCGCAATTCAACTCTTTGTTTCCAAGTGTTGATGTGGAACACCTCATAAGGATTGGGTCTGACCATGCACCTATGTTAATGACATGTGGGAAAGATGTTGTTCACTTTGTTAAACCTTTTAGGTTTCTCAATTTCTGGACTACACATGAATCTTTCAATGAAGTAGTGGAGCAAAACTAGATTGCAGACTTTGTGGGTGACCCTTTCCTCATGTTCaaacaaaaaattaaaagatTGAAAGCTGCCCTATCACATTGGAGTAAAATTACCTTTGGGGATATATTCAAGCAGTTGGCAATCATAGAAGATATTGTCAGGATAAAAGAGATGCTCTTAGAGGAAGAACCAACAAATGAGAACAGAATAATTTTACAACAAGCACAAGCAGCACTAAAGAGGTACCTGAGCATTGAAGAGCAGTACTGGAAACAAAAGACAGGTATGAAAtggtttgctgaaggagatagAAATACCACATTCTTCAACAATTATGTCAATGGAAAGAGACAGAAATTACAACTCAAAAGGATTCAAAATGCTAATAGTGACTGGCTTGAAGACCAAGAAGGAATTTCTAATGCTGCAACTACATTCTTTCAGACACAATTCACAGAGGAAGGACAGTTCACTAGTTCTGAATTATTAAATAATGTCCCTACCATGATCTCTACTGATCAAAATACGGAACTTTGTAGATTCACAATAATAGAAGAGGTCAAGAATGCAGTAATTACATTGAGTGGGGATAGTGCAAGTGGCCCAAATGGCTTCACTGGACTAATTTTTTAACACTCCTGGGATACTGTGGGAAATGACATCTATAACATGCTACAGCAGTTCTACACAGTATCCCCACtaccaaaatccataacacacaaAAACCTCGTACTACTCCCTAACGTTCAGCAAGCACAAACATTCTCAGGCCTAAGACCTATAAGTCTTAGCAATTTCATCAATAAGGTGATTTCAAAAGTGGTACATGACAGACTGGAGAAGATTCTACCATCACTAATATCTCCCAACTAATCTGGCTTTGTGAAAGGAAGGagaatatttgaaaatattttactCACTCAGGAGATAGTCACTAATATCAGACTGAGAGGCAAGCCAGCTAATATGGTTATCAAGCTTGATATGGCAGAGGCATATGACAGGGTGTCTTGGAATTACTTAATCCATGTGTTGAGGAAAATGGAATTTGCTGAACGTTTTATCAAACTGATATGGAACTTAATTGCTAATAACTGGTACTCAGTCTTAATCAATGGTCAAGCTTCAGGATTCTTTAAGTCCAGCAGAGGAGTCAAGCAAGGAGACCCTTTGTCCCCATCACTGTTTATATTATCAGCAGAGGTCTTATTAAGATCACTGAACAAATTGTTTGAAGATAAGAAGTTTATaggatttggaatgcctaagtggaTAAATCCTTTGAATCacctggtatatgttgatgatacaaTAATATTCTCATCCTCTGATCCATACTCCTTAATGAAAGTTGTTGAGGTACTAAAGTAGTATGAACACGCATCTGGTCAGCTGATAAACAAGTCCAAGAGCTCTTATTACACACATGACAAAGTGGCAAGGAATCTAGATCATTCAGTTGGTTGTGTTACAGGTTTTAAAAAGGGAAACTTTTCTTTTAATTACCTTGGGTGTCCAATTTTCTACAATAGAAGAAGGAAGACATACTACAATGATCTTATCAAGAAAGTGAAAGCAAAATTGCATTCTTGGAAAGGAAAACTACTTTCTTTGGAGGAAAGACAACTCTTATATCAAATGTGCTACAAAGCCTAACTACTCACATTCTTTCAGTTATGGATCCTCCTAAAAATGTCATGGTGCACTTGCATAAGACTTTTGCCAGATTCTTTTGGAGCActaaagaagaaggaagaagcaGACACTGGAGCAAGTAGCTGAACATGTGTCTACCTAAGGAGGAATGAGGAATAGGGTTAAATTCACTATTTGATGTATCCAAAGCACTATTTGCAAAACTATGGTGGAGACTCAGAACCAGCAAATCATTAtggtctaatttcatgtggaacAAATAATGCAAAAAAGAAATGCTTGTTGTGGTACAGTTCAGAAAAGGATCCCATGTGTGGAGGAAAATGTTAGAAGCAAGAGAAGAGGTTGAACATGAAATTCTCTGGGAACTAAATAGTGGTAACACAAGTGTTTGACATGAAGAACTGGACAGGCATTGGACCTCTATATTATGTACTCCCTCAAAACTTCAACATAAACGAAGAAATACAAGATGTAGCAGAATTAAGGAATGGTAATACCTGGGATGATCTAACACTCGATCAAAACTTTCCAGAAGACATCTCAGACCACATCAGGAACAATGTGACATTTGATCAGACTAGTGAAAAATGGGACACTCCTCAATGGATGCCAACTACATCTGGCAAGTTCTCTGTTAACAGTGCATGGAGGATTATGAGACATAGAGCAGCAAATAACTCAAAATTAAGTAAATTGTGGGCAAAAGGTTTACCTTTCAAAATCTCTTTCTTTCTGTGGAGACTATGAAAAATAAAGATCCCCACTGATGACTTATGGAGAAGAAATGGATATATTATAGTCGCTAAATGCTAGTGTTGCTCACCTCCAAATGAAGATTCCTACCAACACCTCTTCCTGAAGAGTGAAACAGCAGACATGAGTGTGGAAAACCTTCTTATAACCAGCGGGAATTATAATAAACATGGTACAGGTGCACCAAGTCATCAGAGCATAGTGGAATGAACCATGCTGCCCAAAGTTAAAGCCACTCTTCCAAGAAACTCCTGCCATTATAACTTGGGAACTTTGGAAGAGGAGAAACAAGATGAAACATGGGGGAGCTATCTCAGAAAAGATGGTAATACATGAAGTAAACAAGACACTGTACTTCCTGGCAAGAGTTAGATATCCTTGGCTGACAAACATTCCAGTATTGTGGACAGATATGATCAAATATTTTGAGAGCTACAAGCCTTATGTAGTTAGTAGAAGAATTATCTAGCAGTTGCCCAATGCAGGCTGGTTTAAATATAACTCTGATGGAGCATCTAAAGGAAACCCAGGCCCTAGTTCATATGGCTACTGCATAAGAGATAGTGCTAGAGATTTGCTATATACTGAAGCTACAGACATAGGACATATAACCAACATAGTTGCTGAAGCAAAAGGAATTTTACATGGCTTATTATATTGTGTGGATAAACAGCTTCATCCTCTAATCATGGAAATTGACTCTCTAGTAATGAAAAAGATCATTTAAGAAGAATGGGACTGCCCATGGACAATAAGAGCAGATGTCAAAAAGATAAAAGATATCAAGAATAACTACAATGTCCTGTTTCAGCATGTGTTCAGAGAAGGAAATGTTGTTGCTGACCTATTAGCTAACTTGTTTTTTTCTTCTGTAGGTAACTCCATTTTTCACTCGTTCGAAAGCCTGCCTCCAGCAGCAAAGACACTCATCAACATGGATAAATCATAAATCCCTAACATTAGGGTAAGGGTAGCAAAAAGGGTCTACCACACTGATTAAGACAATCAGTGCCACATTACAGGGATATATATTAGTTGTTGTTATAAATACATAAGGCAACAAGTCTGTTATTAACAAAGAAACATAACCAGTGTGGGAATGAATTGAAGATATTCACCAAAAGACCAACAAAAGAGCACCAACAATAGACAATCTCCATCACTCACCAACCAATGAGCTTCACAGCTCCCAGTACACACAAGAATCTAGGAGCACAATATTAATCTCTAATGTGTATGCTTCAGTGTGCAGGCACCAGAGAGAGGATAAATCTCAATAGGCAATTATACTAAGGGATGCTGACAGTACAAACACACAATACAACATCATCACACAGCACGGAGCCAGACATAGGCCTGAAATGGAGCTAATTACCAAAACACACATCATATTAGAGAATTTTCCCTCTAATTTGGCCGTTATATGTTGCAGGAGCTGGAAAAGAGTCAATACTGGAGCAATTTCTGAACACTCACCAAAATCACATCAGTATAGATCAGTATTACTGCTGCAACATATAACATGACAACACATTAAAATAGCACATCAGCAACACATATGGCAATACCTCAGGACCTGTAAACTGGAAGCAATTCTGCAATTCTGCTAGTCTCAAGCAGCCAGAATCAATCAGCAATATGCTACCCTGAATCAGATATTAGAAGAAGCTACATCAGTGGAGAAAGTGTAAAGCCAAGCTTCTTCAGTGCTCCCAGAAGACACATACCTGGGACCACACAACCCCATTCTTAATTTTGGTTGATTCATTGTGCAGAGAACAACATAGAATAGTGTGGCCACTCGAGCAGATAAGCACATCAATACTTGTCTACAATTCACATACAGTAAGAATCAGATTCTGCATGAGTATTTCAGTACTGCCTTTACAACATATAACATCAACATTGCTAGAAGATATCAACACACTTTCTGTACAACTATCAACTACTAACAACAAGGTAGCTCTCAATACACAACAGTGTGTAGCAATATGGATACTGGACTTCTGGAACTAGAGCAATGGTTCAATTGTGGCAGCTCAAGCTTTACTGTTTCTGCACAACACCTGTAAACTGCCACTAAACAAGGCAGCTCTCAGTATTCAAATGATTCGAAATGACAACTAGAGTACATCAGCTCACACCAAATGCTACAAAACTGCTGCTTCATGTTGGTATTAATACAGTATAGTGTTTTATCATTGTCCAGTAGTATTAGTGTACATGCATGCTCAGTCTGGAGATATGAGAACACTATATTGTCCTTATATCACAAAGCATGCAGTATTGTATTCGGTATGCATCAAAGGGGGAAAGTGTACTGCCATTACTCCTTACAACATGGAGTTACTAATAGGGAAGACCTATAACTACAAAAGAGGAAAAAACAGATTCACAGCTTTTGTACAATAACTGCCAGCTGCTTATGTTCAACAAGAGGATTGTTCTGCTGCAACATAAGTATAAGGCTGCGCATATGGTCAGCCTTGTGGTTTCACATGGCATGCTACAAAACTGTTGTTTGAATATTTCTACAGTATAGTATTTTATCATTGTCCAGTGGTATTAGTGTGCGCGCATGCTTAATCTGGTGATGAGAGAGCACTATATTGTCCTAATAGCTCAAGCTCACAGTACTATTACTTTGCtgcattcatcaaatgcatgcaCAATCCTCATTGGAAATCCATTTGAAGATACAGTGAAGCAACAATGCTGCTGAAACAATGCAGAACCAAACTTCAGATGTCCAAACTGATCGGTCTCACAACTAATGGATTATACATACCTATTCCTTTGGATTGCAACAAAAGGCATTGGGTGAGAGTTTTGGAGGTGCTACAAGGAATTGTTTGCAATTAGAATGTGAATTCATTATCGTCGGCAACTATTGTATGTTTCAAATTAATATTTGTGTACTTTTCAATTTTTATTATGCTTCTGCTACATTGTACCTGGTAGCAATAGCCATTGGATCTCTCTGTCGTATTGTTTGTTTGTTGAacaatttgtaatttttacccaatttgggATTTATTATATATAACAGCTACTAGGTCATAACCTAATAGAATATTTGCCAAAAACAAAAACACCCATAAAGGGGTCTTGGAAGGCAAAAGGCGTAAAAGCCTTATACGAAAATAGAATTGGACATTCTGTTTGCTCAAGAAACAGAGGCAGCAAGTCAGCGAACTATTCACACAGACAACAAAAATTCTAGGCTTCTTTACAAATAACTCGTTCTTGAACGTAGGtatataaaattttatattcTCAATTATCCTACAATAGAAGAATTGGATAGTTAAATTCCTTCTTCCTCTGTATCAACAGCAAGTTCAATGCTTAGGTgtgaaactttaaaattaattaaaatgcacTAATTATTGTAGAATCAATTGTTTGACGGGTATAAATTGGACTGGAGCCTACTTATTGGATTGAGGAGTTTTGAGGTGAGTGGATATAAACCTTTACTAAAGTGGTTCTACTCACAAAAACATGACCacaaagtgtttgataaaatgctttaAAGAGTCAACATGTACGTAATTGGAATGAATGAGTATATGTTGACTAAGTATATTCTAGTTAAAGCTTATATATTTTACTCGAGATGTATAAGCatctattttttatatttttatgctTTATTACATGATCTTACATGTTAAAGTTTCAAGAGTTAGatagaacttttaaaaatactttgAGTAATTTTATATCATGCTTATATTATGCATACACTCAAGAATATTATTATGAATACTGATAGATCACTTTCAAAcatgatttagacttgaaaagtcaaaagaagaaattttaaaaagataagatttttgggagtatcctctattctgagaAGGGGTCATCGTCTAGGCCGAGGGTCCTAACCAAGgcgttgacttcctgaaactacttgtACCAAAGTAGGGAGCACACTAGCCAAGGGTCTCATTGCTGAGAATTTGCCTAGCCAGGCTAAGGTATGACAAATGAGCGctgagaaccatgaagcgagtggcacctcgtggattggtcctattcgatcaggttgggatcAAACCCCTTCCGATCACACGGTGACTAAGACAGAAATAAgtcaggatagttggaactcccgaagcataaagtgaagtattttttttagataagacaaaaaaagaaaagaatttc is drawn from Nicotiana tomentosiformis chromosome 12, ASM39032v3, whole genome shotgun sequence and contains these coding sequences:
- the LOC138903260 gene encoding secreted RxLR effector protein 78-like; amino-acid sequence: MVIKLDMAEAYDRVSWNYLIHVLRKMEFAERFIKLIWNLIANNWYSVLINGQASGFFKSSRGVKQGDPLSPSLFILSAEVLLRSLNKLFEDKKFIGFGMPKWINPLNHLVYVDDTIIFSSSDPYSLMKVVELWILLKMSWCTCIRLLPDSFGALKKKEEADTGASS
- the LOC108945273 gene encoding uncharacterized protein, encoding MEHKVCQYSTYLSKGYQHAKATWCIIALLEPFQKQGFIHKYRRRMGMETALSNINGKIWLFIDVVVEWELLIDTEQQLTIKVLHHEIGKHIIMTVVYAKCSSLERLELWDNLYYLASDMELPWVVGGYFNMILNEEERIGGLPVYPPEYEDFAFCINSCELFDTGYTDFVGDPFLMFKQKIKRLKAALSHWSKITFGDIFKQLAIIEDIVRIKEMLLEEEPTNENRIILQQAQAALKRYLSIEEQYWKQKTGMKWFAEGDRNTTFFNNYVNGKRQKLQLKRIQNANSDWLEDQEGISNAATTFFQTQFTEEGQFTSSELLNNVPTMISTDQNTELCRFTIIEEVKNAVITLSGDSASGPNGFTGLIF